A stretch of the Uranotaenia lowii strain MFRU-FL chromosome 3, ASM2978415v1, whole genome shotgun sequence genome encodes the following:
- the LOC129752777 gene encoding uncharacterized protein LOC129752777 yields MMLKEQHDLQMRALAEEEAAKKKKAEEDEAARKKKEEEEKELRRKRYAVEKEYIRKKYEALKEASEAGSSVSSNSREKVSGWLASGTTGNVRQSAPPVWEFPPQLPNSHAQPVVTSALYDEAPNVPIHSSAESNSHNITIPTSSSTPHGSFAVPSTIPNGTEASFHRPVENVHPHINYDQAPGHVIRHHRPIGNNPIGNQGMYLPPAIRWSSTEISPTTVLQMINNERQNQFRNDLAVKTISRSTPRPLPPRLAALRAEANIMTAVCRGSIPSATTAGPYVPTGIEPNLNSRNIEPLSVSSANCVPIYSSRNNSTVDHAVPLAAGIQPNSTYEFHTNPTTQPLRRSDLDQDISPVVVSLGQLTTIQRHQEPLATNHVGNISTSFDGPTKENIHQPLAQQISSPIARNDFRDDLNSYRMPSAAQLAARQVISRDLPHFDGDPQDWPLFYGTFQNSTKSCGFSDEENLSRLQRCLRGPAFEAVRSRLMIPESVPLVIDILKRQFGRPDILIHALLNDLRRIAPPKEDNLQSIINFGLAVRNSVDHMITANLLEHLSNPTLLQELIAKLPIKTQMDWSRFKRQYTTVNLEVFSIFTNELVDTATDVIMPRLVPKHENAKKVGKDRQTLYTHTLTEVDTSQEIPKKCCVFCGYPNHVIATCEAFQRLDMDARLKAVKEKNLCRTCLVPHRKWPCRSTNECGIDGCRIRHHTLLHSSTLANLNSSPHVNVAHHHSDRSYSLYRYLPIVLQANGKSVEVIAFLDDGSSSTLLENSVATELGVKGERESLWLSWTSNVSREEKGSQRISVTASGLGKKNKFKLNNVRTVANLILPSQTLDYESMKKTYPHLRGLPIHSYSDATPSMIIGIEHATLLTSLKTREGCSNDPIAVKTRLGWCVFGRQMNGVQSIETLNVHCQPQQCDHELHQLIKGLLKLEEPKAEAPVSESDKRALAILEKTTRRVDGRFETGLLFKNSEPRFPNSRPMAERRLQALERRLARNPFLGLKVREQINQYLEKGYAHRASMEELQGTDPEKTWYLPLGVVQNPKKPQKIRLIWDAAARVQGVSFNDALLTGPDLLTSLPDVLTRFRQRNIAITGDIKEMFHQIRIRDSDKQYQRFLFREDQHQPPQVYVMDVATFGATCSPCIAQYVKNRNAMEHASEFPLAAEDIMKDHYMDDYLKSVDTADEAVELVNQVRLVHSKGGFEIRNFTSNSKEVLDRLGKIKDRQQKALYLETGLNTVENPERVLGMIWNPQEDVFTFDALQIEALRQMDSKEPPTKRQVLKIIMSVFDPLGLIAHFVIHGKILMQEIWKYGCDWDERIPAELQETWFQWSDKLKKLNQVNVPRCLFKNSNPASFNTLQLHTFVDASEAAYSGVVYARIIDEGVPKCAIIAAKTKVAPLKPLSIPRLELQAAVEGSRLIERITNALTLPISRRFIWSDSTTVLAWLRSDSRRYHQFVSCRVGEILRTTSINEWRYVPTKLNVADEATKWKTEPSFDPQSRWFTGPDFLRKPESEWPSKFQPTSSPEEEIRTTCVHHAHVFQPQIDYSRYSQFHRLQRAMAYFLRIISWFKGNDIALEARVLEAEEIENAENFLWRQVQMEAYPEEYNRLLHQTEDSLAEKNTINKRSLLYQMTPYMDENRVLRMNSRIGAAPATAYETKYPVFLPKEHRVTYLLVHHYHRRFLHGNHETVVNEIRQRFQIPHLRTLVKRVGKECQMCKIKKAVPKLPIMAPLPAVRLTPFIKPFTHTGIDYFGPQMVKQGRSLVKRWVALFTCLTIRAVHLEIVYSLSTQSCVMAIRRFIARRGSPATIYTDNGTNFLGANNLMIDQIKNAHEGCASVFTNAQTRWYFNPPATPHMGGPWERMVRSVKTAMDSIAAHPQHPSDEVLETVVLEAESIVNSRPLTYVPLDAAESEALTPNHFLLYGSVGIHQPQKPLMITERVLRDSWNLTQTLVDKFWVRWVKEYLPMLTRRTKWFSPTKPLKAGDLVIVVNEKKRNGWVRARVVSVITAPDGQVRRAVVRSANGESTKSVANLALLDVEASSGDLLRCNQKAPELHGWGNDKNTPGFDDVSGVSPDSSLK; encoded by the coding sequence TAATCCGATCGGCAATCAGGGAATGTATCTTCCACCCGCGATCCGTTGGTCGTCGACGGAAATTTCACCTACTACGGTGCTCCAAATGATCAACAACGAGCGACAAAATCAATTTCGGAACGATTTGGCTGTCAAGACTATTTCTAGAAGTACACCAAGACCTCTACCACCGCGTTTGGCTGCCTTAAGAGCTGAAGCGAATATTATGACCGCCGTGTGTAGAGGATCCATTCCATCGGCGACTACAGCTGGACCCTACGTACCGACCGGAATCGAACCCAATTTGAACAGTCGTAACATTGAACCACTTTCCGTTTCTTCAGCGAACTGTGTACCGATTTATAGTTCTCGGAATAATTCAACCGTTGATCACGCCGTTCCGTTGGCCGCTGGTATTCAACCGAATTCTACTTATGAATTTCATACCAATCCAACAACGCAGCCACTGCGCAGGTCTGATCTGGATCAGGACATTTCCCCCGTGGTAGTTTCTTTGGGTCAACTGACGACAATTCAAAGACATCAAGAACCATTAGCCACCAATCATGTTGGTAATATTTCTACTAGTTTTGATGGTCCTACTAAGGAAAACATTCATCAGCCATTGGCACAGCAGATCTCATCTCCAATTGCAAGAAATGACTTTAGAGATGATCTGAACTCATATAGAATGCCATCCGCTGCTCAACTAGCAGCACGGCAGGTAATTTCACGTGACCTTCCCCACTTTGATGGTGATCCCCAAGACTGGCCACTTTTTTATGGCACCTTCCAAAACAGCACTAAAAGCTGCGGATTTTCAGACGAGGAGAATTTGTCCAGACTACAGCGATGCTTGCGAGGACCAGCCTTTGAAGCTGTTAGAAGTCGACTCATGATTCCAGAGTCCGTGCCTCTTGTGATAGATATTTTGAAACGACAATTTGGAAGACCAGACATTCTCATTCATGCGCTACTGAACGATCTCCGAAGAATCGCTCCACCTAAAGAGGATAACCTgcaatcaatcataaattttgGCCTAGCTGTTCGAAATAGTGTTGATCATATGATCACAGCCAATCTATTGGAGCATCTTAGCAATCCCACTTTACTGCAGGAACTTATtgcaaaattgccaataaaaacGCAAATGGATTGGTCTCGATTCAAGCGCCAGTACACTACCGTCAACCTGGAAGTATTTTCCATTTTCACTAACGAATTGGTAGACACAGCAACGGACGTAATTATGCCACGTTTAGTACCTAAACATGAAAATGCAAAGAAAGTGGGAAAAGATAGACAAACACTGTATACACACACACTCACCGAAGTTGATACATCACAGGAAATACCAAAAAAGTGTTGTGTTTTCTGTGGCTATCCGAATCACGTTATTGCGACTTGTGAAGCGTTCCAAAGGTTGGATATGGATGCTAGGTTGAAGGCAGTTAAGGAGAAAAACCTATGTCGCACGTGCCTTGTTCCCCATAGAAAATGGCCGTGTCGTTCTACGAATGAATGTGGCATTGACGGTTGTCGAATTCGTCATCACACCTTACTTCACTCATCAACGCTCGCTAACCTTAATTCTTCTCCACATGTCAACGTTGCGCATCACCATTCGGACAGATCATATTCACTTTACCGCTATCTCCCCATCGTATTACAAGCGAATGGCAAGTCAGTCGAGGTAATTGCCTTCTTGGATGATGGTTCATCTTCCACGTTACTTGAAAATAGTGTGGCGACCGAGCTCGGAGTTAAGGGAGAACGTGAATCACTATGGTTGAGTTGGACGAGTAACGTATCGCGAGAGGAAAAAGGTTCACAAAGAATATCAGTGACAGCATCCGGCCtgggaaagaaaaacaaattcaaattaaacaatgTCCGCACAGTAGCCAACCTTATTCTTCCTTCACAGACTCTCGACTATGAATCTATGAAAAAGACGTACCCGCATTTAAGAGGCTTGCCAATTCACAGTTATTCAGACGCTACTCCAAGTATGATTATAGGTATAGAGCATGCCACATTGTtaacatctcttaaaacccgAGAAGGCTGCTCTAATGACCCAATCGCAGTCAAGACCCGCCTAGGATGGTGTGTTTTCGGTAGACAAATGAACGGTGTTCAATCGATAGAAACCCTCAACGTGCATTGCCAGCCTCAGCAATGTGATCATGAGTTACACCAATTGATCAAAGGACTGCTCAAATTAGAGGAACCTAAAGCGGAAGCGCCAGTATCAGAGAGTGACAAACGAGCTTTGGCCATTTTAGAAAAAACCACTCGACGTGTCGACGGAAGGTTTGAAACGGGTctgttattcaaaaattcagaaCCGCGATTTCCAAACAGCCGGCCAATGGCCGAACGTAGATTACAGGCTCTAGAACGTCGTTTAGCTAGAAACCCCTTTCTAGGTCTTAAAGTACGAGAACAGATAAACCAATATCTAGAGAAAGGTTACGCTCATCGAGCCTCGATGGAAGAGCTACAGGGAACAGATCCGGAAAAAACCTGGTACCTTCCACTAGGGGTAGTCCAGAACCCGAAAAAACCCCAGAAAATTCGTCTAATATGGGATGCCGCTGCGCGAGTTCAGGGCGTGTCCTTCAACGATGCTTTGCTCACAGGTCCTGATCTCTTAACCTCTCTACCGGATGTTCTTACCAGATTTCGACAGAGAAACATCGCCATAACAGGTGACATCAAGGAGATGTTTCACCAAATCAGGATACGCGATTCCGATAAACAATACCAACGTTTCCTATTTCGTGAAGACCAACATCAACCACCGCAGGTATACGTAATGGATGTTGCCACGTTTGGAGCAACATGCTCTCCATGCATAGCTCAATATGTGAAGAACAGAAATGCGATGGAGCATGCTAGTGAGTTCCCACTTGCCGCGGAAGATATAATGAAAGACCACTACATGGACGACTACCTTAAAAGCGTGGATACAGCTGATGAAGCTGTGGAATTGGTCAACCAAGTGAGACTAGTTCACTCAAAAGGAGGGTTCGAAATCCGGAACTTCACCTCAAATTCAAAAGAGGTTCTTGACCGTTTGGGCAAAATTAAAGACAGGCAACAGAAAGCGCTCTATCTCGAAACAGGACTGAACACTGTAGAAAACCCCGAACGAGTGTTAGGTATGATATGGAATCCCCAGGAAGATGTGTTCACCTTTGACGCTTTACAGATAGAAGCACTACGACAAATGGACAGCAAAGAGCCTCCTACTAAGCGGCAAGTATTAAAAATCATCATGTCAGTGTTCGACCCATTGGGTTTAATCGCCCATTTCGTTATCCACGGCAAAATCCTGATGCAAGAGATCTGGAAATACGGCTGCGATTGGGATGAGCGCATTCCAGCAGAGTTGCAGGAAACCTGGTTCCAATGGAGTGATAAGTTGAAGAAATTGAATCAAGTGAACGTTCCTCGATGtcttttcaaaaattcgaaCCCAGCATCCTTTAATACCTTACAACTTCACACGTTTGTAGACGCGAGCGAAGCAGCATACTCCGGGGTAGTGTATGCTCGTATAATTGATGAAGGCGTTCCAAAATGTGCAATCATAGCAGCAAAAACGAAAGTGGCTCCATTGAAGCCGCTATCCATACCTCGTCTTGAACTACAGGCGGCCGTAGAAGGTAGCCGACTTATTGAAAGGATTACGAACGCCCTCACACTTCCAATATCCCGAAGATTTATATGGTCAGATTCAACTACCGTGTTGGCCTGGCTACGATCCGATAGCCGACGATACCATCAGTTTGTTTCATGTAGGGTGGGCGAGATTCTTCGTACAACTTCAATTAATGAATGGAGATACGTACCGACGAAACTGAACGTGGCAGATGAAGCCACCAAATGGAAAACGGAACCTAGTTTTGATCCTCAAAGTCGATGGTTTACTGGGCccgattttttgagaaaacccgagaGCGAATGGCCATCCAAATTTCAACCAACGAGCAGCCCTGAAGAGGAAATCCGAACGACATGCGTGCACCATGCTCACGTTTTTCAACCACAGATTGATTATTCTCGGTATTCACAGTTTCATCGATTGCAGCGAGCTATGGCATACTTTCTTAGAATAATTTCATGGTTCAAAGGAAACGACATAGCTCTCGAAGCCAGAGTCCTCGAGGCTGAAGAAATCgaaaatgctgaaaatttcCTGTGGCGGCAAGTCCAAATGGAAGCTTATCCCGAAGAATATAACCGCTTACTACATCAAACTGAAGATTCTCTAGcagaaaaaaatactataaacaAAAGAAGTTTGTTGTATCAGATGACGCCATATATGGACGAGAATCGTGTGCTGCGTATGAATAGTCGAATTGGAGCAGCTCCGGCGACAGCCTATGAAACTAAATATCCAGTGTTTTTACCAAAGGAGCATCGTGTTACTTACCTTCTTGTGCATCACTATCATCGTCGTTTCCTACACGGGAATCATGAAACGGTGGTTAATGAGATACGGCAACGGTTCCAGATCCCTCATTTGCGAACGCTAGTTAAACGCGTTGGTAAAGAATGCCAGatgtgtaaaattaaaaaagctgtTCCCAAACTTCCAATTATGGCACCTTTGCCGGCAGTACGTCTCACCCCATTCATCAAGCCTTTTACACACACTGGTATAGACTATTTCGGCCCACAAATGGTTAAGCAAGGACGTAGCTTAGTAAAGCGTTGGGTGGCACTTTTCACTTGCCTCACAATACGCGCAGTGCATCTAGAAATTGTGTACAGCCTCTCCACCCAATCCTGTGTTATGGCAATTCGCAGGTTTATCGCTCGAAGGGGCTCCCCAGCTACCATTTACACAGATAACGGAACTAACTTCCTGGGAGCAAACAATCTCATGATAGATCAGATAAAAAATGCTCACGAGGGTTGTGCCAGCGTATTTACTAATGCACAAACACGTTGGTACTTCAACCCTCCTGCTACTCCTCATATGGGCGGACCGTGGGAGCGAATGGTAAGGTCGGTGAAGACAGCAATGGATTCTATTGCGGCCCATCCACAACATCCCAGCGACGAAGTGCTAGAAACAGTAGTTCTAGAAGCAGAATCAATCGTGAATTCTCGACCTCTCACCTATGTGCCTCTAGATGCCGCTGAATCAGAAGCCTTAACGCCAAATCACTTTTTATTATATGGCAGCGTCGGCATCCATCAACCTCAAAAACCGTTGATGATCACAGAAAGGGTTTTGCGAGACAGCTGGAACCTAACTCAAACTCTGGTGGACAAATTTTGGGTAAGGTGGGTCAAAGAGTACTTGCCAATGTTGACTAGGCGCACGAAGTGGTTTTCACCTACCAAGCCATTGAAAGCAGGTGACTTGGTGATAGTAGTCAATGAGAAGAAAAGAAATGGTTGGGTCCGAGCACGCGTGGTAAGCGTAATCACAGCTCCAGATGGTCAAGTACGACGAGCTGTGGTTCGTTCAGCAAACGGAGAGAGTACAAAATCGGTGGCGAATTTGGCGCTCTTGGACGTAGAAGCATCATCGGGTGATTTACTAAGATGTAACCAGAAAGCTCCGGAACTACACGGGTGGGGGAATGATAAGAATACCCCTGGGTTTGACGACGTGAGTGGTGTGAGTCCCGATAGCTCTTTGAAGTGA